The Leishmania infantum JPCM5 genome chromosome 17 genome segment cgccgcgccacgcgacgggtggcctgtggcagggaTGGATAAAGTGAAGCTAAACTCATGTTGTCTGGCAGAGGAGTGGGCCACGTTGACGAAGAGGATCTCCATCTCGCACTTTttacctctctctctctgtctgcctAACGAGCgtcacacacgtacacacatacacccacTCGCGACGACTGCCAGCAGTGCCACAAGCCACTTGAAGCTCTTTCACCAAAAAATCGCCGCAGCAAGAGGAAACAACACCAGCAAGCACACAAAGCACCCCGCATAGCGCGCAGCAgtgctcccccccccgcttgAAGTGGCAACGAAGGAGACACCGAACAACACCATCGGCCGTTCTGCCTCGCGACAGAGAACGCTTTGCGCGTtcagccctccctccctatTTGCTCTTTtccgccttttcttttcgccaCCGGAAAATGGAGATGAAAAACTTGCTTGGCAAGCACAAGGTTGTGCTCGTCAACGGCAGGCCTGCACCGGCGGGTGTGACGGTGGAGTTCAAGGCCGGCGAGAACAGCGGATCCGTCCACATGCACGCGAGAGTGGCGAACATCATGAACGGCCAGTTGAGGCTCGTAAACCGCAAGCTCTCTGGTGCTCTCGTGTCAACGATGATGTTGGGCAGCGACGACCTGATGAATATCGAGAACGCTCTCAGTCAGGGATTCATGGAGGGCATGACATACACGGTGAAGGACGGCGGCAAGTTGACGCTGCAGTCTAAAACACACACCATCAAGCTCGTTCCTGCGTAGATGCGCGCCCCCTGtcttattattattattattatttttcttttttacgcctctcgttctctcccctcttttctACACTGCCCATGGACGAGGTTCGCATCGCACTCTTGCATTCTGATGCGTGCAtgcaccacacgcacatgcacgcacacacacccaaaGCAAAAGGCACGCGCATGACCATTATCGACAGATgggagggagtggggtggtggtggtggtgaatGGGGTGTTTTGTGTCACTTCGTACGGTCGACGGAGTCGATTTgttcgcccctccccctctccacctctctTTCGTTTGCGTTACTTTGACTGTGCCTATTCGCTCTTCTTTGTTTGGTTTTGCCTCATCCCTGTTTTCAGTATATCTGTGAACCATATGGAAtaggaagggggagagggaggagagggcttAGGGGGGCTGATGAGACGGGAGGTCGTGTAGGAacagggggaagggagagaggagccgTGGGGATGGTTGGAATATTAAGTAGACGATATTACCATCATCTCCCTGGCTtttacacacacaaacctcctcctcctccgcccctctCCTGCCTATTCTGTCCTTCAGTCATTCGCCTACACCGCGTCATGGGGGCAGCCTGCTtc includes the following:
- the META1 gene encoding conserved hypothetical protein, which produces MEMKNLLGKHKVVLVNGRPAPAGVTVEFKAGENSGSVHMHARVANIMNGQLRLVNRKLSGALVSTMMLGSDDLMNIENALSQGFMEGMTYTVKDGGKLTLQSKTHTIKLVPA